In the genome of Terribacillus sp. FSL K6-0262, one region contains:
- a CDS encoding BglG family transcription antiterminator encodes MLQPRLLELLTFLSSEPHTVTAEELARRLAVSERTIRSDMKLLQQELPGEYAKIESIRGQGYRLIVAEEKLFQSYLQEAIRAKQERLYTRVETPEERVNHLLQLLLLSNGFLKMEDLARACFVSFPTVQNDLKQVRQLLQQSGLDLEKRPKHGIRIAGTETEKRYFLSAFFSKQTGWQKAYGLPEAIISEAEIHQVHDIVHRFVTENQMVLSDVAVQNLVTHIAIACRRIKDGQYVELAPDAMQEIIQQQAFRGAAQLTAMLEAELHLFFPQVEVAYMTIHLMGTEYAAAGKLEGQLGMPDLAEAIVAEIYEKTGMDLREDQELLKGLSIHLKPAVHRHLYGMNVRNPLLEDIKRHYPLAFEAAIIGSCAVEKEIGIQLAEEEIGYLALHIGAALERSRQKGKKIRCLLVCASGIGSAQLLRYKLQSLFSDKLDIIDTIEYYRLLRKKEWEADLIISTIPIEAETISIPVIHVPVILDKEAIAKLEAFLHFGKEIRYIRPAYVFLQQELESKEEVLTFLTDVLKSEGKVGEEFLKAVYERESMAPTCFGNLVAVPHPLEASVEETLWVICTLKKPIDWSGKQVRFICLLCMEKESDEDFTDMYQQLVRIIEHPAHVQKLLEAHSYDEFHKALISI; translated from the coding sequence ATGCTGCAACCGAGGCTCTTGGAATTATTGACTTTCCTATCATCTGAACCACATACGGTGACGGCGGAAGAGCTGGCAAGGAGACTGGCTGTATCGGAGCGGACGATTCGGTCGGACATGAAGCTTTTGCAGCAGGAATTGCCGGGGGAATATGCAAAGATCGAATCGATCAGGGGACAGGGGTATCGGCTGATCGTCGCGGAAGAAAAGCTTTTTCAGTCGTATTTGCAAGAAGCTATCAGAGCGAAGCAGGAACGGCTGTATACGAGGGTGGAGACACCTGAAGAAAGAGTGAACCATCTTCTGCAGCTGCTGCTCTTATCCAATGGGTTCCTTAAAATGGAAGACTTGGCGCGGGCTTGTTTTGTCAGCTTTCCGACAGTGCAGAATGATCTGAAGCAAGTGAGGCAGCTTCTGCAGCAATCGGGGCTGGACCTGGAGAAAAGACCGAAGCATGGCATTCGGATTGCGGGAACGGAGACGGAGAAACGGTATTTTCTGTCGGCATTCTTTTCGAAGCAGACGGGTTGGCAGAAAGCGTATGGTTTGCCAGAAGCCATCATCTCCGAAGCCGAGATACATCAAGTGCATGATATTGTACATCGGTTTGTGACGGAGAATCAGATGGTGCTCTCGGATGTGGCAGTACAGAACCTGGTTACCCATATTGCGATTGCCTGCAGGCGGATCAAGGATGGTCAATATGTCGAGCTCGCTCCTGATGCGATGCAGGAAATCATCCAGCAGCAAGCATTCCGGGGGGCAGCCCAGCTGACCGCCATGCTGGAAGCGGAGCTCCATCTGTTTTTCCCGCAAGTGGAGGTGGCTTATATGACCATTCATCTGATGGGGACCGAGTATGCTGCAGCGGGAAAATTGGAAGGGCAGCTTGGAATGCCGGATTTGGCAGAGGCAATCGTGGCGGAGATTTACGAAAAGACAGGGATGGACTTACGGGAAGATCAGGAATTGCTGAAAGGATTGAGCATCCATCTGAAGCCGGCCGTCCATCGGCATTTGTATGGCATGAATGTACGAAATCCGCTGCTTGAGGACATCAAAAGGCATTATCCGCTTGCATTCGAAGCTGCTATCATCGGCTCTTGCGCAGTGGAAAAGGAAATCGGCATTCAGCTTGCAGAAGAGGAAATCGGTTATCTGGCTCTGCATATCGGGGCAGCCCTGGAAAGAAGCAGACAAAAAGGAAAGAAAATCAGATGTCTGCTGGTCTGTGCCTCCGGGATAGGCAGTGCTCAATTGCTCCGTTATAAACTGCAATCCCTTTTTTCGGATAAGCTCGACATCATCGATACAATCGAATATTACCGCCTGCTTAGGAAAAAGGAATGGGAAGCCGATTTGATCATCAGTACGATACCGATCGAAGCGGAGACCATATCCATTCCTGTGATACATGTCCCGGTCATCTTGGATAAGGAGGCGATTGCAAAGCTGGAGGCGTTCCTGCATTTCGGTAAGGAGATTCGTTACATCAGGCCAGCCTATGTGTTCCTGCAGCAGGAATTGGAGAGTAAAGAAGAGGTGCTGACCTTTTTGACCGATGTGCTGAAATCTGAGGGGAAGGTGGGGGAGGAGTTCCTCAAGGCGGTGTATGAAAGGGAATCCATGGCGCCGACCTGCTTTGGGAATTTGGTGGCTGTGCCTCATCCGCTGGAAGCGAGCGTGGAAGAAACGCTATGGGTCATCTGTACCTTGAAAAAACCTATCGATTGGTCTGGTAAGCAAGTCAGATTCATTTGCCTATTATGTATGGAAAAAGAGAGTGACGAGGATTTTACCGATATGTATCAGCAGCTTGTCCGCATCATCGAACACCCGGCACATGTCCAAAAGCTATTAGAGGCGCATTCCTATGATGAATTCCATAAAGCGCTGATCTCGATATGA
- a CDS encoding DUF4440 domain-containing protein gives MDEQLQVKETILQLEKSLLEDETRSSMDTVGNLLTEDFLEHGTSGRSFSKADIIANGLETVDLDIRDFDVRILSEDTVLATFRTCDEASGQQQLRSSIWRYQPGGWRLLFHQGTPVER, from the coding sequence ATGGATGAACAGCTGCAAGTGAAAGAGACGATCCTGCAATTGGAGAAATCGTTGCTTGAGGATGAGACAAGATCTTCGATGGACACTGTCGGCAATCTGCTTACAGAGGACTTCCTGGAACATGGAACATCCGGGCGATCATTCAGCAAAGCTGATATCATTGCGAATGGATTGGAGACAGTCGATTTGGATATCAGGGACTTCGATGTACGAATTCTGTCGGAGGACACGGTCCTGGCTACCTTTAGGACATGTGATGAAGCATCAGGCCAACAACAGCTGCGAAGCTCCATCTGGCGCTATCAGCCAGGCGGCTGGCGGCTGCTTTTCCATCAAGGCACTCCGGTTGAAAGATAA
- a CDS encoding DUF3237 domain-containing protein, which translates to MDKMTPSLEKVAALTIDVAKPLSAGQTGSGLRRLIPIESGTITGKIEGSILPGGADSQIIRPDGRTDLSARYVIETSGGEIIYLENNGIRQVDAAYRDRAAQGEIIAPEHVYFRTVPTFETGSEQYRWLMDKIFIGAATRLKDQVLLDIYQVN; encoded by the coding sequence ATGGACAAAATGACTCCTTCTTTGGAAAAAGTGGCTGCCCTTACAATCGATGTAGCCAAACCGCTTAGTGCGGGACAAACAGGATCAGGGCTGCGGCGCCTGATCCCGATTGAATCGGGTACGATCACCGGAAAAATCGAAGGCAGCATCCTGCCCGGCGGTGCTGACTCTCAGATCATCCGACCGGATGGGCGCACCGATTTGTCTGCTCGTTATGTCATCGAGACATCTGGCGGCGAGATCATATACTTGGAAAATAACGGTATAAGACAAGTGGATGCCGCCTATCGCGACCGCGCTGCCCAAGGCGAAATCATTGCGCCGGAACATGTTTATTTCCGCACAGTACCCACCTTTGAAACCGGCAGCGAACAATACCGCTGGCTCATGGATAAGATTTTCATCGGCGCAGCGACACGCTTGAAAGATCAAGTATTGCTGGACATTTATCAGGTCAATTGA
- a CDS encoding PadR family transcriptional regulator: MRVLKYAILGLLEQEKRTGYDIAAAFKGALGQFWSAKHSQIYPELKKLVAEELIEFETVIQGEKLEKKLYRLTVKGAEELKEWMQRLEAVGVSNKDEFMLKTFFISSMKEAEARELFTNQLASRKHKLDGLVKTLAEMEAELDGDMHFSSPEFGHYLVLTRAIEREKGYIQWLEQSLRFMK, translated from the coding sequence ATGCGTGTATTGAAATATGCAATATTAGGACTGCTTGAACAGGAAAAGCGGACTGGATATGATATTGCGGCGGCCTTCAAAGGAGCACTCGGTCAATTTTGGAGTGCAAAGCACAGTCAAATCTATCCGGAACTGAAAAAATTGGTCGCAGAAGAATTGATAGAATTCGAAACGGTGATCCAAGGGGAAAAGCTGGAGAAAAAGCTATATCGCCTGACGGTTAAGGGGGCCGAGGAATTAAAAGAATGGATGCAGCGTCTGGAGGCAGTCGGCGTTTCCAATAAAGATGAATTCATGCTGAAGACTTTTTTCATCTCGAGTATGAAGGAAGCAGAAGCCAGGGAGCTATTCACGAATCAGCTGGCCAGCCGCAAGCATAAATTGGACGGGCTTGTGAAAACATTAGCGGAAATGGAAGCAGAGCTGGATGGGGATATGCATTTTTCTTCCCCTGAATTCGGGCATTATTTGGTGCTGACCAGGGCGATTGAAAGGGAAAAAGGATATATTCAATGGTTGGAGCAGAGTCTGCGATTCATGAAATGA
- a CDS encoding MarR family transcriptional regulator → MDKLKEAIDLFNEVSFMATEIFHKKGAAYEVFNQISPQQVSLIKILSLSGASSPGHLAIVQQVHKSAISNRLKKLLEKGWVEWVDSEGDKRTKLVQITEEGEKILRQAEEAIYDRFCGVFEHIADEDVETFIRIFTNVKEQLKKGEKEN, encoded by the coding sequence TTGGATAAATTGAAAGAGGCCATCGATCTTTTCAATGAGGTATCCTTCATGGCAACCGAAATATTCCATAAAAAGGGTGCGGCTTATGAAGTATTCAACCAGATTTCACCGCAGCAAGTCAGCTTGATTAAAATATTGAGCTTGTCGGGTGCATCCTCACCCGGACATTTGGCGATTGTACAGCAAGTACATAAGAGTGCGATTTCCAATCGGCTGAAAAAGCTGCTTGAGAAAGGCTGGGTGGAATGGGTCGATTCAGAAGGGGATAAGCGGACGAAGCTTGTGCAAATTACCGAAGAAGGGGAAAAGATCCTGAGACAAGCCGAGGAAGCCATTTATGATCGATTCTGCGGGGTCTTTGAGCATATTGCGGATGAGGATGTGGAAACCTTCATCAGGATATTCACGAATGTAAAAGAACAGCTTAAAAAAGGAGAGAAGGAAAATTGA
- a CDS encoding MMPL family transporter has product MRTIIRFKWVIAIAVILIAVGLTIFSPNLTQLASDKGQTQLPEDAVSIRASDILEDAGENSNSISVVFELDEALNQDSEDMIQGVIDKVEQIDGVDEITTPLTDNQEIREQMMSEDKKTVMMPVTVDGSDAEVERIADEIYDAVPEDTTAYVTGASLINQDFANTSEEGLKKTELITVFIIVALLLIVFRSIVTPFVPLITVGITYLISQGILAILVDTLDFPISTFTQTFLVAILFGIGTDYCILLLSRFREELANGHDKVEATITAYRTAGRTLFISAIAVFVGFASIFFAKFAIFQSAVGVAVGVAVLLIVLVTVLPLFMVTLGEKLFWPSKKAASHGDNKLWHFLGRHSVARPVLFLAITAVITVPFVLMYDEQVSFNSTEEISSDYNSIKGLNAIGDAIGKGEAMPIQIVINDDENLTTADTLPYLDNLSDAISKIDGVEKVRTATQPTGEKIDDLYVDSQTGQIADGINDAVDGIGEVQDGLTQVQDGLNQISGQAGNAGSSSGGGLSDATEGLGQVNAALQQVTGQLQQTGNVQQASAQLTGISEQLTQIQSGLEQADAQLQGQQEQAGTLTETLQQLADGVGSANEGLTQVSDGLQTASDTLRDISDSETVRDTGMYIPEDALEGDFQESIDTYSFRDGEGVTLDVVLDSDPYSEEAIQTLATIKDRVDAEVKGTPYENAEIVYGGITSTNADLEDLSTTDLSRTMVIMMVGLFIILTLLFRSMVIPAYMIGSLLLTYYTAISITELIFVNGLDYAGVSWAVPFFSFVILISLGVDYSIFLLDRFTEEARDDLQAGMVHSMKKMGGVIITAAIILAGTFAAMMPSGVLTLLEVATVIIIGLLLYGLVILPLLIPAIATTLGELNWWPFKRRRKEE; this is encoded by the coding sequence TTGAGGACAATCATTCGTTTCAAATGGGTCATAGCGATTGCGGTCATCTTGATCGCGGTTGGATTGACTATTTTTTCACCGAATTTGACCCAGTTGGCCTCCGATAAGGGGCAGACGCAGCTGCCGGAGGATGCCGTATCCATCCGTGCGAGCGACATTTTGGAGGATGCAGGGGAAAATAGCAATTCCATCAGCGTCGTTTTCGAGCTTGATGAAGCACTGAATCAAGATAGTGAGGACATGATCCAGGGCGTCATCGACAAAGTGGAACAGATTGATGGTGTCGATGAAATCACGACGCCGCTGACGGATAATCAGGAAATCCGGGAACAGATGATGTCCGAAGACAAGAAGACAGTCATGATGCCTGTTACAGTGGATGGCTCCGATGCTGAAGTGGAAAGGATTGCAGATGAGATTTATGATGCTGTACCAGAGGATACGACTGCATACGTGACAGGTGCTTCCTTGATCAACCAGGATTTTGCCAATACATCGGAAGAAGGCTTGAAGAAAACCGAGCTGATCACGGTATTCATCATCGTGGCACTTCTCTTGATTGTATTCCGGTCCATCGTGACACCATTCGTTCCATTGATCACAGTGGGGATTACATACCTGATCAGTCAGGGCATACTGGCCATTTTGGTGGACACATTGGACTTCCCGATATCGACATTCACCCAGACATTCCTGGTGGCGATTTTATTCGGTATCGGTACCGACTATTGTATCCTGCTGCTCAGCCGATTCCGGGAGGAGCTGGCTAACGGTCATGATAAAGTGGAAGCTACCATCACAGCATACCGGACAGCAGGACGGACTTTATTCATCAGTGCGATTGCCGTATTTGTCGGCTTTGCATCGATTTTCTTCGCAAAGTTCGCCATCTTCCAATCGGCAGTCGGCGTCGCAGTGGGGGTTGCCGTACTGTTGATTGTCCTTGTGACAGTACTGCCGCTGTTCATGGTGACACTCGGGGAGAAACTGTTCTGGCCGTCCAAAAAAGCTGCCTCTCATGGCGATAATAAGCTATGGCATTTCCTTGGACGACATTCCGTGGCACGGCCTGTGCTGTTCCTGGCAATCACTGCCGTCATTACAGTACCATTCGTGCTTATGTACGATGAACAGGTTTCCTTCAATTCCACCGAGGAAATCAGCAGTGATTATAACAGCATCAAAGGTCTGAATGCTATTGGTGATGCGATCGGGAAAGGCGAAGCAATGCCGATCCAGATCGTGATCAATGATGATGAAAACCTGACGACGGCAGATACACTGCCGTATCTCGATAATCTGAGTGATGCAATCAGCAAGATAGATGGCGTGGAGAAAGTCCGGACAGCGACACAGCCAACGGGTGAAAAAATCGATGATTTGTATGTGGATTCCCAAACTGGTCAAATCGCCGATGGAATCAATGATGCCGTCGATGGAATAGGTGAAGTGCAGGACGGTCTGACACAAGTGCAGGACGGTCTGAATCAAATATCCGGTCAGGCTGGCAATGCTGGTTCATCCAGCGGCGGTGGGCTATCCGATGCCACGGAAGGTCTTGGTCAAGTCAATGCAGCATTGCAGCAAGTGACAGGGCAATTACAGCAAACCGGCAATGTCCAGCAGGCATCGGCCCAGCTGACGGGTATCAGCGAGCAGCTTACGCAGATCCAATCAGGTCTGGAACAGGCTGATGCACAATTGCAAGGTCAGCAAGAGCAAGCAGGCACATTGACAGAAACGCTGCAGCAGCTTGCCGATGGTGTAGGATCGGCTAACGAAGGACTGACACAAGTTTCCGACGGATTGCAGACCGCATCGGATACCCTTCGTGATATCAGCGATAGCGAAACTGTCAGGGATACTGGTATGTATATACCGGAAGATGCCCTTGAGGGGGATTTCCAGGAGAGCATCGATACGTATTCCTTCCGCGATGGGGAAGGTGTCACACTTGATGTTGTATTGGATTCCGATCCATATTCCGAGGAAGCGATCCAGACACTTGCTACAATCAAAGATCGTGTGGATGCAGAAGTGAAGGGCACGCCATATGAAAATGCAGAAATCGTCTATGGCGGAATAACAAGCACCAACGCTGACCTGGAAGATCTATCTACAACCGATCTTTCCCGGACCATGGTCATCATGATGGTCGGATTATTCATCATCCTGACGCTGCTATTCCGTTCCATGGTGATTCCGGCATACATGATCGGCTCCTTGCTGCTTACCTACTATACTGCAATTTCCATTACCGAATTGATTTTCGTCAATGGTTTGGATTATGCGGGCGTAAGCTGGGCAGTACCATTCTTCAGTTTCGTGATCCTTATTTCGCTTGGTGTGGATTATTCGATCTTCCTGCTTGATCGATTCACCGAAGAAGCACGTGATGATTTGCAGGCAGGCATGGTTCATTCGATGAAGAAAATGGGCGGGGTCATCATCACCGCTGCAATCATCCTTGCTGGTACGTTCGCTGCCATGATGCCTTCCGGTGTCTTGACGCTGCTGGAAGTTGCGACAGTCATCATCATTGGTCTTTTGCTGTATGGTCTGGTGATTCTGCCGCTGCTCATCCCGGCGATAGCCACGACACTTGGCGAGCTGAACTGGTGGCCATTCAAACGGAGACGAAAAGAAGAATAA
- a CDS encoding HAD family hydrolase: MKAILFDLDGTIHDRHTTLQRFLADQFQRFQSGFQGIGASDFTETFLELDQGGYAEKPAVYRELLIRFSLDTSLEPVLTADYFERMAQFAVAYPDALETLQELSMSYTLGIVTNGPALLQQQVIEQLGLYWHCQSLIISEAVGLRKPDPAIFELALSEVEAAAAETIFVGDHVENDIMGSRNAGLQPVLFGGKLEGVPGFSDWRVLPALIANWNRSERKNDNGYTIMDMD; encoded by the coding sequence ATGAAAGCAATTCTTTTTGATTTGGATGGAACGATCCATGACAGGCATACTACATTACAGCGATTCCTCGCCGATCAATTCCAGCGATTTCAATCTGGATTTCAAGGCATCGGTGCATCGGATTTTACAGAAACATTTCTTGAATTGGATCAAGGCGGATATGCGGAAAAGCCGGCTGTCTATCGTGAGTTATTAATCCGATTTTCATTGGATACCAGCTTGGAACCGGTCTTGACTGCTGATTATTTCGAGAGGATGGCACAGTTTGCCGTTGCATATCCGGATGCGCTGGAGACGCTGCAGGAATTGAGTATGTCATACACATTGGGCATTGTCACAAACGGACCAGCGCTGCTTCAGCAGCAAGTGATCGAGCAGCTTGGCTTGTATTGGCATTGCCAAAGCTTGATCATTTCCGAAGCGGTCGGCTTGCGAAAACCGGACCCTGCCATATTCGAGCTGGCACTGTCAGAGGTGGAGGCTGCTGCTGCAGAGACAATCTTTGTCGGCGATCATGTGGAGAATGACATTATGGGAAGCAGAAATGCTGGATTGCAGCCGGTCCTATTCGGCGGGAAGCTGGAAGGGGTGCCGGGTTTCTCGGATTGGCGAGTATTGCCGGCGCTGATTGCCAACTGGAATCGGTCTGAAAGGAAAAATGACAACGGCTATACTATAATGGATATGGATTAA
- a CDS encoding Cof-type HAD-IIB family hydrolase, with translation MAGNIRQQEYKMIALDMDGTMLNPREEVTEANRKAIQRAQEEGVHVILSTGRGIRTCKPYADDLGLQSFLVTVNGSEIWTAGGELLERVLIEDDLIKKMKQLADEYDTHYWAVSTEHVFRGNFPANMEEYDWLKFGFDTFDDAKREAIVKALSDKDELELSNSSPTNIEVNAVGINKAEAVQKVCDRIGIKMEQVIAMGDSLNDIKMIEAVGCGVAMGNAQDAVKEVADYQTDTNENDGVAKAIHHLLGWS, from the coding sequence ATGGCTGGGAACATACGACAGCAGGAATATAAAATGATCGCATTGGATATGGACGGTACAATGCTCAATCCGCGGGAAGAAGTGACGGAGGCGAATCGCAAAGCGATACAACGGGCACAGGAGGAAGGTGTCCATGTCATCCTGAGTACAGGCCGGGGTATCAGGACTTGTAAGCCTTATGCCGATGATCTTGGGCTGCAGTCTTTTCTCGTGACGGTGAATGGGAGTGAAATCTGGACTGCTGGCGGCGAGCTGCTGGAGCGTGTGCTGATAGAGGATGATTTGATCAAGAAAATGAAACAGCTGGCCGATGAGTACGACACGCATTATTGGGCTGTCAGCACGGAGCACGTGTTCCGCGGTAATTTCCCTGCCAATATGGAGGAATACGACTGGCTGAAATTCGGCTTTGATACATTTGATGATGCAAAACGGGAAGCCATCGTCAAAGCGCTGTCCGATAAGGACGAGCTGGAGCTTTCGAATTCCAGTCCGACGAATATCGAAGTCAACGCAGTCGGCATCAATAAAGCCGAAGCGGTACAAAAGGTTTGTGACCGGATCGGCATCAAGATGGAGCAGGTCATCGCCATGGGTGACAGCTTGAATGATATCAAGATGATCGAAGCTGTCGGCTGCGGTGTAGCGATGGGCAATGCCCAGGATGCAGTCAAGGAAGTCGCAGACTATCAAACGGATACAAATGAAAATGATGGGGTGGCAAAGGCCATCCACCATCTGCTAGGATGGTCATAA
- a CDS encoding gamma-glutamyltransferase family protein, with product MKTDHLYYPYHSQRMTTIARQGMVATSQPLAAQAGLDMLKKGGNAVDAAIATAAMLTVVEPTSNGIGGDAFALVWIKDRLYGLNASGPAPNSISIDKVRELGHEEMPLYGFLPVTVPGAPGGWAALSRRFGKLPLVEVLQPAIHYAENGFAVTPTVAKLWERAYRKFRTSCTDAMYNGWFDTFAPNGEYPKIGDIWRSPDHAETLRQIARTDADVFYKGELADKMAEFSADNGGFLTKEDLAAYEPDWVEPISVNYRGYDVWEIPPNGQGLVALSALNILKGFSFHEKEAIDTYHKQMEAMKLAFADGHAYITEERHMPVSAEDLLSDSYAAARRALIGETAQEPEAGEPKSGGTVYLATADSDGNMVSFIQSNYHGFGSGLVVPGTGIALQNRGHNFSLDPGHANSLQGGKKTFHTIIPGFLTKDGQGIGPFGVMGGFMQPQGHTQVVMNMLDFGLNPQTALDAPRWQWIKGKTFHVEADFPKHIAEALIRKGHDIEVKADRSTFGRGQIIWRDPENGTLYGGTEARADGSIASY from the coding sequence ATGAAGACAGATCATTTGTATTACCCGTATCATTCGCAGCGAATGACGACCATTGCCAGGCAGGGGATGGTGGCAACTTCGCAGCCGCTTGCCGCTCAGGCCGGGCTGGATATGCTGAAAAAAGGCGGCAACGCAGTCGATGCAGCAATAGCGACGGCCGCGATGCTGACAGTAGTCGAGCCGACATCCAATGGAATCGGCGGCGATGCTTTCGCACTTGTTTGGATCAAGGATAGGCTTTATGGGCTGAATGCCAGCGGTCCGGCTCCAAACTCGATCAGTATTGATAAAGTAAGGGAACTGGGTCATGAAGAGATGCCGCTCTATGGTTTTTTGCCGGTCACGGTACCAGGTGCACCTGGCGGATGGGCTGCCCTCAGCAGGCGATTCGGGAAACTGCCGTTGGTGGAAGTACTGCAGCCAGCAATTCATTATGCTGAAAATGGCTTTGCAGTGACACCGACAGTTGCCAAGCTATGGGAACGTGCATATAGGAAGTTCCGTACATCCTGTACCGATGCCATGTACAATGGCTGGTTCGATACCTTTGCCCCGAATGGAGAGTATCCGAAAATCGGGGATATATGGAGATCGCCCGATCACGCAGAAACACTGCGGCAAATAGCACGGACAGATGCGGATGTCTTTTATAAGGGAGAACTGGCTGATAAAATGGCGGAATTTTCTGCCGATAATGGCGGCTTCCTGACGAAGGAGGACTTGGCGGCTTATGAACCGGACTGGGTGGAGCCGATTTCGGTGAATTACCGTGGCTATGATGTCTGGGAGATTCCGCCGAATGGTCAAGGCTTGGTCGCTCTTTCGGCGCTGAATATATTGAAAGGTTTCTCTTTCCATGAAAAAGAAGCAATCGATACCTATCATAAGCAGATGGAGGCAATGAAACTGGCATTTGCAGATGGGCATGCTTACATAACCGAGGAGCGGCATATGCCGGTTTCAGCGGAGGATTTGCTGTCGGATAGCTACGCAGCGGCAAGAAGGGCACTAATCGGGGAAACGGCACAAGAACCGGAAGCCGGGGAACCAAAGAGCGGCGGAACGGTTTATTTGGCAACAGCCGATAGCGATGGGAATATGGTTTCCTTCATCCAGAGCAACTACCATGGCTTTGGCTCGGGACTGGTCGTACCAGGGACAGGTATCGCCCTGCAAAACCGCGGGCATAACTTCAGTCTTGATCCGGGGCATGCCAATAGTCTGCAAGGCGGGAAGAAAACATTCCATACCATCATCCCGGGATTTCTGACAAAGGATGGACAGGGTATCGGTCCGTTCGGTGTCATGGGCGGGTTCATGCAGCCGCAAGGGCATACCCAGGTTGTCATGAATATGCTGGATTTCGGACTCAATCCCCAGACGGCCCTGGATGCGCCGCGCTGGCAATGGATCAAAGGAAAGACATTCCATGTGGAAGCGGATTTCCCCAAACATATTGCGGAGGCACTGATCCGCAAAGGACACGATATTGAAGTGAAAGCAGACAGATCCACTTTCGGGCGCGGCCAAATCATATGGCGTGATCCTGAAAACGGAACGTTATATGGAGGAACCGAAGCACGCGCCGATGGCAGCATCGCTTCGTATTAG
- a CDS encoding chromate transporter: MVYWQLFMAFFRVGILGYGGGPSSIPLVEKEVVKQYKWMDDEEFGNTLALGNSLPGPIATKLAGYIGYRVGGWLGMISALIANVIPTVVLLIILFYFVDALSDQPWLSGMTTAVIPVVGVMLAVMTIDFLKKSRNGLKGWQIIALLAVSVLLIELLHIHPAFLILVLLLFALLKPEKRKEEEGA, encoded by the coding sequence ATGGTTTACTGGCAATTATTCATGGCATTTTTCCGTGTCGGCATCCTGGGCTATGGCGGAGGGCCATCGTCGATCCCGCTTGTGGAAAAGGAAGTCGTCAAACAATATAAATGGATGGATGACGAGGAGTTCGGCAATACCCTGGCATTGGGCAATAGTCTACCCGGTCCGATCGCCACGAAACTGGCTGGCTATATCGGCTATCGCGTCGGCGGCTGGCTCGGCATGATCAGTGCATTGATTGCGAATGTCATCCCGACAGTGGTTTTACTCATCATTCTGTTTTATTTCGTCGATGCATTGAGCGATCAGCCATGGCTCAGCGGGATGACGACGGCTGTCATACCGGTAGTGGGGGTCATGCTGGCCGTGATGACGATCGATTTCCTCAAAAAATCGCGGAATGGATTGAAGGGATGGCAGATCATCGCGCTATTGGCTGTTTCTGTCCTGTTGATCGAGCTGCTGCATATTCATCCTGCTTTCCTGATCTTGGTGCTTCTCCTGTTTGCGCTGTTGAAGCCGGAGAAACGGAAGGAGGAAGAAGGGGCAT